The Paraburkholderia acidisoli genome contains a region encoding:
- a CDS encoding flagellar hook-length control protein FliK, with product MSLLSAVSSLLGAATDAVSGNSASQASQSSQDFAQALQQRIDTQNQQAAMTATANQSMQTSQTSSMSQSSQASSSASNSDSTQSSSDSQAAQSSGTSSSQGAHHASGTDHRGDASRTQKKQAQDAGSTEAAAQAAQAQQAQQAQQQTPGDGSDSTDASGQAGTQASSDSTLAGVASAAAAAAATAATGATGADASGASATAATGDPKSVSAAFQAALSKLRGGGAGALATGTANANGTGGGAASTSADAASAGTNIASSFASHLSEHGQEKAFDAATASATTDAAKAASDALSAAAQQQAAAAGTQTSAASTATATDALAATQAAAMAAATAAQTQAAQAASTGGATAAGASSAESNAISAQVGSSDWEDAFNQKVVFLSNAHQSSAELTLNPKDLGPLQVVLQVTDTHAHALFVSQHQNVREAVEAALPKLREAMEQNGIGLGSASVSDGFSRQMNQQAQDGGSGRSGSSRSGSSVFGASDAGDDTASVAATTTTTRQVGLIDTFA from the coding sequence ATGTCGCTCCTTTCCGCCGTTTCCTCGCTGCTCGGCGCCGCCACCGACGCCGTGTCGGGCAACAGCGCGAGTCAGGCCAGCCAGTCGAGCCAGGACTTCGCGCAGGCGCTGCAACAGCGCATCGACACGCAAAACCAGCAGGCGGCCATGACCGCCACGGCCAATCAGTCGATGCAGACGTCGCAAACGAGTTCGATGTCGCAGTCGAGCCAGGCGTCGTCGTCGGCCTCGAACAGCGATTCGACGCAGTCGTCGTCGGACTCGCAGGCCGCGCAATCGTCCGGCACGAGTTCGAGCCAGGGCGCGCACCACGCGTCGGGCACCGACCATCGCGGCGACGCTTCGCGCACGCAGAAAAAGCAGGCGCAGGACGCGGGCTCGACCGAGGCGGCGGCCCAGGCGGCGCAGGCTCAACAGGCGCAGCAAGCCCAGCAGCAAACGCCGGGCGACGGCAGCGATTCGACCGATGCGAGCGGCCAGGCCGGCACCCAGGCGAGCAGCGACAGCACGCTCGCGGGCGTCGCCTCGGCGGCGGCCGCCGCGGCCGCGACGGCGGCCACGGGCGCGACCGGCGCCGACGCCAGCGGCGCGAGCGCCACGGCCGCCACGGGCGATCCGAAGTCGGTGAGCGCGGCGTTCCAGGCGGCGCTCTCGAAGCTGCGCGGCGGCGGCGCGGGCGCGCTCGCGACCGGCACGGCGAACGCCAACGGCACCGGCGGCGGCGCGGCCAGCACCTCGGCCGACGCTGCCTCGGCGGGCACCAACATCGCCAGCAGCTTTGCCTCGCACCTGAGCGAGCACGGCCAGGAGAAGGCCTTCGACGCGGCCACGGCCAGCGCCACCACCGACGCCGCCAAGGCCGCGAGCGACGCGCTCTCGGCGGCGGCGCAGCAGCAGGCCGCCGCGGCCGGCACGCAAACCAGCGCCGCGAGCACCGCCACGGCCACCGACGCGCTTGCCGCGACGCAAGCCGCCGCCATGGCAGCGGCCACCGCCGCGCAAACCCAGGCGGCGCAGGCCGCGAGCACGGGCGGCGCGACGGCCGCGGGCGCCAGCTCGGCCGAGTCGAACGCCATTTCCGCCCAGGTCGGCAGCAGCGACTGGGAAGACGCGTTCAACCAGAAGGTGGTGTTCCTCTCGAACGCGCATCAGTCTTCGGCGGAACTCACGCTCAATCCGAAGGATCTCGGGCCGCTCCAGGTCGTGCTGCAGGTCACCGACACGCACGCGCACGCCCTCTTCGTCTCGCAGCACCAGAACGTGCGCGAAGCCGTGGAAGCCGCGCTGCCGAAGCTGCGCGAGGCGATGGAGCAGAACGGCATCGGTCTGGGCAGCGCCAGCGTCTCCGACGGCTTTTCGCGCCAGATGAACCAGCAGGCGCAGGACGGCGGCTCGGGCCGCTCGGGCTCGTCGCGGTCGGGGTCGAGCGTGTTCGGCGCGTCGGACGCCGGCGACGACACGGCCAGCGTGGCCGCCACGACCACCACGACGCGCCAGGTCGGGCTGATCGACACGTTCGCCTGA
- the fliL gene encoding flagellar basal body-associated protein FliL: MATTTASQQAAPQGAKKPGPMKRIIVIALIAILAAAAAGGATWFFMSRHAASAPAANAPPPPPPVPVYYALEPMTVNLQSDDGESHFLRIGLTLKLDTQATQEELVARMPEIRSRLLLALSNKHPSDLAPLDGKRALATELAVLISKPTDPREKPAHVEDVLFTEFVVQ, translated from the coding sequence ATGGCGACCACCACCGCATCCCAGCAAGCCGCGCCCCAGGGCGCGAAGAAACCCGGACCGATGAAGCGCATCATCGTGATCGCGCTCATCGCGATCCTCGCCGCCGCCGCAGCGGGCGGCGCGACGTGGTTCTTCATGTCGCGCCACGCCGCGAGCGCGCCGGCCGCCAACGCGCCGCCCCCGCCGCCGCCCGTGCCCGTGTATTACGCGCTCGAGCCGATGACCGTCAACCTGCAGTCGGACGACGGCGAATCGCATTTCCTGCGCATTGGCCTCACGCTCAAGCTCGACACCCAGGCGACCCAGGAAGAACTCGTGGCGCGCATGCCCGAGATCCGCAGCCGCCTGCTGCTCGCGCTCTCGAACAAGCATCCGTCCGATCTCGCGCCGCTCGACGGCAAGCGCGCGCTCGCCACGGAACTCGCCGTGCTGATCTCGAAGCCGACCGACCCGCGCGAGAAGCCCGCGCATGTCGAAGACGTGCTGTTCACCGAATTCGTCGTGCAGTGA
- the fliM gene encoding flagellar motor switch protein FliM has protein sequence MGHDEFMSQEEVDALLKGVTGEVDSESSASEKQGVRPYNIATQERIVRGRMPGLEIINERFARLMRVGIFNFMRRTAEISVGPVRVQKYSEFTRNLPIPTNLNLVHVKPLRGTSLFVFDPNLVFFVVDNLFGGDGRFHTRVEGRDFTQTEQRIISKLLNLVFEHYTTAWKSVRPLNFEYVRSEMHTQFANVATPNEIVIVTQFSIEFGSIGGTLHICMPYSMIEPIRDVLASPIQGEVLDVDRRWVRVLSQQVQAAEVELTADLAQMPVTFDQILNMKKGDVLPINIAEHIVAKVDGVPVMECGYGIFNGQYALRVQKMISAADTMKEGGYE, from the coding sequence ATGGGTCACGACGAGTTCATGTCGCAGGAGGAGGTCGATGCCCTCCTCAAGGGCGTCACCGGTGAAGTCGATTCCGAGTCGAGCGCTTCCGAAAAGCAGGGTGTACGGCCCTACAACATCGCGACGCAGGAACGGATCGTTCGCGGCCGGATGCCCGGCCTCGAAATCATCAACGAGCGTTTCGCCCGTTTGATGCGCGTGGGCATCTTCAACTTCATGCGCCGCACCGCCGAAATCTCGGTCGGTCCCGTGCGCGTGCAGAAGTACAGCGAGTTCACCCGCAACCTGCCGATTCCGACCAACCTGAATCTGGTGCACGTGAAGCCGCTGCGCGGCACCTCGCTGTTCGTGTTCGACCCGAACCTCGTGTTCTTCGTGGTCGACAACCTGTTCGGCGGCGACGGCCGGTTCCACACGCGTGTGGAAGGCCGCGACTTTACGCAGACCGAGCAGCGCATCATCAGCAAGCTGCTCAACCTCGTGTTCGAGCACTACACGACGGCGTGGAAGAGCGTGCGCCCGCTGAATTTCGAATACGTGCGCTCGGAAATGCACACGCAGTTCGCCAACGTGGCCACGCCGAACGAAATCGTCATCGTCACGCAGTTCTCGATCGAGTTCGGCTCGATCGGCGGCACGCTGCACATCTGCATGCCGTACTCGATGATCGAACCGATCCGCGACGTGCTCGCCTCGCCGATCCAGGGCGAAGTGCTCGACGTGGACCGCCGCTGGGTGCGCGTGCTCTCGCAGCAGGTGCAGGCCGCGGAAGTCGAACTCACGGCCGATCTCGCGCAGATGCCCGTCACGTTCGACCAGATCCTGAACATGAAGAAGGGCGACGTGCTGCCGATCAATATCGCCGAGCACATCGTCGCCAAGGTCGACGGCGTGCCGGTGATGGAATGCGGCTACGGAATTTTCAATGGTCAATACGCGTTGCGGGTCCAGAAGATGATCAGCGCAGCCGATACGATGAAGGAAGGTGGATATGAGTGA
- the fliN gene encoding flagellar motor switch protein FliN: MSDVNGTSAEEPVLEAGQDAADDAMDDWAAALAEQNSNEAPAAAPAAVFQPLSKVDANSTRNDIDMILDIPVQMTVELGRTKIAIRNLLQLAQGSVVELDGLAGEPMDVLVNGCLIAQGEVVVVNDKFGIRLTDIITPSERIRKLNR; encoded by the coding sequence ATGAGTGACGTCAACGGCACGAGCGCGGAAGAGCCGGTGCTCGAAGCAGGTCAGGACGCAGCGGACGACGCGATGGACGATTGGGCCGCCGCGCTCGCCGAGCAGAACAGCAACGAAGCGCCCGCCGCCGCTCCCGCGGCCGTGTTCCAGCCGCTTTCGAAGGTCGACGCGAACTCGACGCGCAACGACATCGACATGATTCTGGACATTCCCGTCCAGATGACCGTCGAACTCGGCCGCACCAAGATCGCCATCCGCAACCTGCTGCAACTCGCGCAGGGTTCGGTGGTGGAGCTGGACGGTCTCGCGGGCGAGCCGATGGACGTGCTCGTGAACGGCTGCCTCATCGCCCAGGGCGAAGTGGTGGTCGTGAACGACAAGTTCGGCATTCGCCTCACCGACATCATCACGCCCTCCGAGCGCATCCGGAAACTGAACCGATGA
- the fliO gene encoding flagellar biosynthetic protein FliO: protein MKPQAVPVSSSATARAPKSQSARVLRFSWRLAVHLALFGAAVIATLNAKAADLQAVNQAAHAASGSASTAAIAGSAVPSLGFGALVQTVLGLALVIGVVFGCAWLARRLGLQGGTKNALVKTVGGASLGGKERVAVVEIGDTWLVLGAAPGNVRLLHTLPAGELPASAAATNPSSPALSGSFGQRFRDALKSEAGKRINARFGRHDGGAR from the coding sequence ATGAAACCCCAGGCCGTTCCCGTCTCGTCCTCCGCCACCGCTCGCGCACCGAAGTCCCAAAGTGCGCGCGTGCTGCGATTCTCGTGGCGCCTTGCCGTGCACCTCGCGCTGTTCGGCGCGGCGGTGATCGCCACGCTGAACGCGAAGGCCGCCGACCTCCAGGCGGTCAATCAGGCGGCGCACGCGGCGTCCGGTTCGGCCAGCACCGCGGCGATCGCGGGTAGCGCCGTGCCGTCGCTCGGCTTCGGCGCGCTGGTGCAGACGGTGCTCGGCCTCGCGCTGGTGATCGGCGTGGTGTTCGGCTGCGCGTGGCTCGCGCGGCGTCTCGGGCTGCAAGGCGGCACGAAGAACGCGCTCGTGAAGACGGTGGGCGGCGCCTCGCTCGGCGGCAAGGAGCGCGTGGCCGTGGTCGAGATCGGCGACACCTGGCTCGTGCTGGGCGCCGCGCCCGGCAACGTGCGCCTGCTGCACACCCTGCCCGCGGGCGAACTGCCCGCCTCGGCCGCCGCGACGAATCCCTCGTCGCCCGCCCTTTCGGGCAGCTTCGGACAGCGCTTCCGTGACGCGCTGAAGAGCGAAGCCGGCAAGCGTATCAACGCACGTTTTGGACGTCACGACGGCGGAGCGCGGTAA
- the fliP gene encoding flagellar type III secretion system pore protein FliP (The bacterial flagellar biogenesis protein FliP forms a type III secretion system (T3SS)-type pore required for flagellar assembly.): MLGAGALAFALPHVAHAQSTAGLPAFNTSPGPNGGTTYSLSVQTMLLLTMLSFLPAMVLMMTSFTRIIIVLSLLRQAIGTTTTPPNQVLVGLALFLTMFVMSPVLDKAYNDAYKPFAAGTISMDDAVTRGVAPFKTFMLRQTRESDLALFARISHAAPMQGPEDVPLTLLVPSFVTSELKTGFQIGFTVFIPFLIIDMVVASVLMSMGMMMVSPSTISLPFKLMLFVLVDGWQLLIGSLAQSFT, encoded by the coding sequence ATGCTCGGCGCCGGCGCCCTCGCCTTCGCGCTGCCGCACGTCGCGCATGCGCAGTCCACGGCGGGCCTGCCCGCCTTCAACACGAGCCCCGGCCCGAACGGCGGCACGACCTACTCGCTGAGCGTGCAGACGATGCTGCTGCTCACGATGCTGTCGTTCCTGCCCGCGATGGTGCTGATGATGACGAGCTTCACGCGCATCATCATCGTGCTCTCGCTGCTGCGCCAGGCGATCGGCACGACCACCACGCCGCCCAACCAGGTGCTGGTCGGTCTCGCGCTGTTCCTCACGATGTTCGTGATGTCGCCCGTGCTCGACAAGGCCTACAACGACGCCTACAAGCCGTTCGCGGCGGGCACGATCTCGATGGACGACGCGGTCACGCGCGGCGTCGCGCCGTTCAAGACCTTCATGCTGCGCCAGACCCGCGAGTCCGATCTCGCCCTGTTCGCGCGCATCTCGCACGCCGCGCCGATGCAAGGCCCGGAAGACGTGCCGCTCACGCTGCTCGTGCCCTCGTTCGTCACGAGCGAGCTGAAGACGGGCTTCCAGATCGGCTTCACGGTGTTCATTCCGTTTCTCATCATCGACATGGTGGTGGCGAGCGTGCTGATGTCGATGGGTATGATGATGGTCTCGCCCTCCACGATTTCGTTGCCGTTCAAGCTCATGCTGTTCGTGCTGGTGGACGGCTGGCAATTGCTGATCGGCTCGCTCGCGCAGAGCTTCACGTAA
- the fliQ gene encoding flagellar biosynthesis protein FliQ produces MTPESIMTLSHQAMYVALLMAAPLLLVSLVVGLAVSLFQAATQINETTLSFIPKLIAIAVTLVIAGPWMLTTMLDYMHNMFTSIPALAS; encoded by the coding sequence ATGACGCCAGAATCCATCATGACGCTCAGCCATCAGGCGATGTACGTCGCGCTGCTGATGGCCGCGCCCCTCCTGCTCGTCTCGCTCGTCGTGGGTCTCGCGGTGAGCCTGTTCCAGGCCGCCACGCAGATCAACGAAACCACGCTCTCGTTCATCCCGAAGCTGATCGCGATCGCGGTCACGCTGGTGATCGCCGGGCCGTGGATGCTCACGACCATGCTCGACTACATGCACAACATGTTCACGAGCATTCCCGCGCTCGCGAGCTGA
- the fliR gene encoding flagellar biosynthetic protein FliR produces MFTVTYAQLNAWLTAFLWPFARILALVAVAPIVGNHSVPTRVKIALAGFTTLIVAPTIGAMPQATVFSAEGVWILVNQFLIGVTLGFVMQLVFAVVTAAGDLMSLGMGLGFASFFDPQANTTTPALSSWFNMMAMLAFLVFDGHLQMIAALVNTFQTLPVSANVLGANGFRVLAGWGATVLNSGLLLSLPVVVALLITNLSLGILNRAAPQIGIFQIGFALTMLVGMVLIQIMMPNLIPYFARLFDSGFDEMGRVAAGLRPAG; encoded by the coding sequence ATGTTTACGGTCACCTACGCGCAACTGAACGCCTGGCTCACGGCCTTTCTCTGGCCGTTCGCGCGCATTCTCGCGCTCGTGGCCGTGGCGCCGATCGTGGGCAACCATTCGGTGCCCACGCGCGTGAAGATCGCGCTCGCGGGCTTCACGACGCTGATCGTCGCGCCGACTATCGGCGCGATGCCGCAGGCCACGGTGTTCTCGGCCGAAGGCGTGTGGATCCTCGTCAACCAGTTCCTGATCGGCGTGACGCTCGGCTTCGTGATGCAGCTCGTGTTCGCGGTGGTGACGGCGGCGGGCGACCTCATGAGCCTCGGCATGGGGCTCGGCTTCGCGAGCTTCTTCGATCCGCAGGCCAATACCACCACGCCCGCGCTCTCCTCGTGGTTCAACATGATGGCGATGCTCGCGTTCCTCGTGTTCGACGGCCATCTGCAGATGATCGCGGCGCTCGTGAACACCTTCCAGACGCTGCCCGTCTCGGCCAACGTGCTCGGCGCCAACGGCTTTCGCGTGCTCGCGGGCTGGGGCGCGACGGTGCTCAACTCGGGCCTGCTGCTCTCGCTGCCCGTGGTGGTGGCGCTCCTCATCACCAATCTGTCGCTCGGCATTCTCAACCGCGCGGCGCCGCAGATCGGTATTTTCCAGATCGGTTTCGCGCTCACGATGCTCGTGGGCATGGTGCTCATCCAGATCATGATGCCGAACCTGATTCCCTACTTCGCGCGCCTGTTCGACAGCGGTTTCGACGAAATGGGGCGGGTGGCGGCGGGGTTGCGGCCGGCCGGGTAA
- the flgL gene encoding flagellar hook-associated protein FlgL, producing the protein MRIATSQLYSNNVSTMENQQAQILQLQAQISSGSALSTPADDPLGAAQAVQLSATSATLSQYASNQTTALSSLQLEDNTLTSVTSTLQSINSLMIQSQNGALNDSDRSALAQQMTGLRNQLLTLANTTDGSGNYIFSGFQSTSQVFSNASGGGVTYNGDAGQRTMQVSGSRQIAVGDTGAQVFQSVQAVGSDIVQSASTGNTGTGVVSAVTVTDPSQATNNDSYAINFSDDGSGNISYTVTDNTANPPTTTSPAAYTSGDAIPLGSGMNVSITGSPKGGDAFSVTPASNSANTDVFKTIDNVISALQTPTNNSPAAVATLTNQLNTGLTQLGNSLSNVITMQASVGGREQEVKALQTVTSTNSLQVTTNLQDLTSTDMVSAISQFEQLSNALTASQKSFAATQNLSLFQYINP; encoded by the coding sequence ATGCGTATCGCGACTTCCCAGCTCTATTCGAACAACGTCTCGACGATGGAGAACCAGCAGGCGCAAATCCTGCAGCTCCAGGCCCAGATCTCCTCGGGTTCGGCGCTCTCGACGCCCGCGGACGACCCGCTCGGCGCGGCGCAGGCCGTGCAGCTCTCCGCGACCAGCGCGACGCTCTCGCAGTACGCGTCGAACCAGACCACGGCGCTCAGCTCGCTGCAACTGGAAGACAACACGCTCACGAGCGTGACGAGCACGCTGCAGAGCATCAACTCGCTCATGATCCAGTCGCAGAACGGCGCGTTGAACGACTCCGACCGCTCGGCGCTCGCCCAGCAGATGACGGGCTTGCGCAACCAGCTGCTCACGCTCGCCAACACCACGGACGGCTCGGGCAACTACATTTTCTCGGGCTTCCAGAGCACCTCGCAGGTGTTCTCGAACGCCTCGGGCGGCGGCGTAACCTACAACGGCGACGCCGGCCAGCGCACCATGCAGGTCTCGGGCTCGCGCCAGATCGCCGTGGGCGACACGGGCGCGCAGGTGTTCCAGAGCGTGCAGGCCGTGGGTTCGGACATCGTGCAGTCGGCGAGCACCGGCAACACGGGCACGGGCGTGGTGAGCGCCGTGACGGTGACCGATCCGTCGCAAGCCACCAACAACGACAGCTACGCGATCAATTTCAGCGACGACGGCAGCGGCAACATCAGCTACACGGTCACCGACAACACCGCGAATCCGCCGACGACCACCTCGCCCGCGGCCTACACGTCCGGCGACGCGATCCCGCTCGGCAGCGGCATGAACGTGTCGATCACGGGTTCGCCCAAGGGCGGCGACGCGTTCTCGGTCACGCCGGCCAGCAACTCGGCGAACACCGACGTGTTCAAGACCATCGACAACGTGATCAGCGCGCTGCAGACGCCGACCAACAACTCGCCGGCCGCCGTCGCGACGCTCACCAACCAGCTCAACACGGGTCTCACGCAGCTCGGCAATTCGCTGTCGAACGTGATCACCATGCAGGCTTCGGTGGGCGGCCGCGAGCAGGAAGTGAAGGCGCTGCAAACCGTGACGTCGACGAACTCGCTGCAGGTGACCACGAATCTGCAGGACCTGACGAGCACCGACATGGTTTCGGCGATCAGCCAGTTCGAGCAGCTCTCCAACGCGCTCACGGCGTCGCAGAAGAGCTTTGCCGCAACGCAGAACCTCTCGCTGTTCCAGTACATCAATCCGTGA